The following are from one region of the Nostoc cf. commune SO-36 genome:
- a CDS encoding 4-Cys prefix domain-containing protein has product MTYCINPYCPKPVDPVNANNLICRNCGSEILLQGRYRVIKQLGQGGFGNTFQVDECGKTKVPTFRTLTVTSSLVLN; this is encoded by the coding sequence ATGACCTATTGTATAAATCCCTATTGTCCAAAACCTGTTGACCCAGTGAATGCAAACAACCTTATTTGCCGTAACTGTGGGTCAGAAATACTGTTGCAAGGTCGCTATCGGGTAATCAAACAACTAGGACAAGGTGGCTTTGGTAACACTTTTCAAGTTGACGAGTGTGGGAAAACTAAAGTACCCACATTCCGCACCCTAACTGTCACAAGTTCATTAGTACTTAACTAA
- the rlmD gene encoding 23S rRNA (uracil(1939)-C(5))-methyltransferase RlmD, producing the protein MTNSVIKGQIRHLGLRIGRHTGEMLLTLVVKDWNLSGIETQAQEWLKRYPQLVGVSLNRNGDRTNAIFGSETRCIAGVPHLRENFAGLEFQVRPDTFFQVYTETAEALLQVIQSELNLQGHELLVDAYCGIGTLTLPLAKKVRIATGLEVQAAAVEQAILNAHRNGIDNVTFQVGAVEKLLPKMGTIPEVVILDPPRKGCDRAVIDTLRQLKPSRIVYVSCKVATLARDLKLLCEDGQYTITRVQPADFFPQTAHVEAAAFLVLSNLDKDSNSFTKTEI; encoded by the coding sequence ATGACGAACAGCGTCATCAAAGGACAAATTCGCCATCTCGGTTTACGCATTGGGCGGCACACCGGAGAAATGTTGCTGACTTTGGTAGTGAAAGACTGGAATTTATCAGGAATTGAAACCCAAGCGCAGGAATGGTTAAAGCGCTATCCCCAGTTAGTAGGAGTGTCGCTCAACCGCAATGGCGATCGCACAAATGCTATCTTTGGATCAGAAACCCGTTGCATCGCTGGAGTCCCACACCTGCGTGAAAATTTTGCTGGATTGGAATTTCAAGTGCGCCCAGATACATTTTTTCAAGTGTATACAGAAACAGCAGAGGCACTATTGCAGGTAATTCAATCAGAACTCAATCTTCAAGGGCATGAGTTGCTAGTTGATGCCTACTGTGGTATTGGAACTTTAACTTTACCCCTTGCCAAAAAAGTACGGATTGCCACAGGATTAGAAGTGCAAGCAGCAGCAGTAGAACAAGCTATTTTGAATGCCCACCGCAACGGAATTGACAATGTGACATTCCAAGTTGGGGCAGTAGAGAAATTGCTTCCAAAAATGGGCACAATACCAGAAGTAGTAATACTCGATCCGCCACGTAAGGGGTGCGATCGCGCAGTCATCGACACTTTACGGCAATTGAAACCATCTCGGATTGTTTACGTCAGCTGTAAAGTAGCTACCCTCGCCCGTGACCTGAAATTGCTTTGTGAAGATGGGCAATATACCATTACACGGGTACAACCTGCTGATTTTTTCCCTCAAACTGCTCATGTTGAAGCTGCTGCCTTTCTTGTGCTATCAAATTTGGACAAGGATAGTAATTCCTTTACAAAAACTGAAATTTGA
- a CDS encoding DUF6439 family protein — MSQSTQLPKTSQLNELSTLELAQALMERLSISPNDWHRLKSNRNSRANEQVAAAIVYLLKNQPQEAQARLEQAIGWLDRSISAPPCPTHGK, encoded by the coding sequence ATGTCCCAATCTACCCAGCTGCCGAAAACCAGTCAACTGAATGAACTTAGTACTCTGGAACTAGCTCAAGCCCTCATGGAAAGACTGAGCATTTCCCCTAACGATTGGCATCGCCTCAAGTCTAACCGCAATTCCCGCGCTAATGAACAAGTGGCAGCAGCTATTGTGTATCTTTTAAAGAATCAGCCACAAGAAGCTCAAGCGAGACTAGAACAAGCAATTGGTTGGTTAGATCGCTCTATTTCAGCACCTCCCTGTCCTACTCACGGAAAGTAG
- a CDS encoding TRAM domain-containing protein — translation MTNDKRQMTKIIWQQGELIEVTIANLSDTGDGVGRADERVVFVPDTVPGDRALVRLVHVKPKYAHGKLQELLEPSPHRIRPNCIVADKCGGCQWQHINYDYQLVAKQNQVIQALETYWRFYPTTSRSGTCCPFCFRLP, via the coding sequence ATGACAAATGATAAACGACAAATGACTAAAATAATTTGGCAACAGGGTGAATTAATTGAAGTTACGATCGCTAATCTGAGTGATACAGGCGATGGTGTGGGACGCGCTGATGAGCGTGTAGTGTTTGTCCCAGATACTGTCCCAGGCGATCGCGCCCTTGTCCGCTTGGTTCATGTTAAACCAAAATACGCCCACGGGAAGCTCCAGGAGCTATTAGAGCCATCTCCCCACCGTATCCGACCTAATTGTATTGTGGCGGATAAGTGCGGTGGTTGCCAGTGGCAGCATATTAATTATGATTACCAGCTAGTAGCCAAGCAAAATCAAGTTATCCAAGCTTTGGAAACGTATTGGCGGTTTTATCCAACCACCAGTAGATCAGGTACTTGCTGCCCCTTCTGCTTTAGGCTACCGTAA
- a CDS encoding ATP-binding protein, whose amino-acid sequence MITISLRPVGRYWGTISFASTLYLCPILDLWLAEIPAKLQAELRLGLQEALVNAAKHGNNLDPSKTVVVRFSLIDNQYWWIISDQGNGFTPSSTNEEEPTDYLPPDESENGRGLCLLHQIFDQVEWNRKGTELRLCKQMEARRGLSLRR is encoded by the coding sequence GTGATTACTATTTCACTCCGTCCAGTTGGACGTTATTGGGGCACTATTAGTTTTGCCTCAACCCTCTACCTTTGTCCGATATTAGATTTATGGTTGGCAGAAATTCCAGCAAAATTACAAGCAGAATTGCGGCTAGGACTTCAAGAAGCCCTAGTGAATGCAGCTAAACATGGCAATAATCTTGATCCAAGTAAAACAGTTGTAGTCCGTTTTTCCTTAATAGATAATCAATATTGGTGGATAATCTCAGACCAGGGTAACGGCTTTACTCCTTCATCTACTAATGAAGAAGAACCAACAGACTATCTCCCACCAGATGAGTCAGAAAATGGTCGTGGTTTATGTCTTCTGCACCAAATCTTTGATCAGGTAGAGTGGAACCGCAAAGGCACAGAATTGAGGCTTTGTAAACAAATGGAAGCTCGTCGGGGATTATCTCTGCGGCGATAA